In a genomic window of Agrobacterium tumefaciens:
- a CDS encoding enoyl-CoA hydratase/isomerase family protein — protein sequence MAVELTQQEEFAVLTLNRPDALNALNAQTIGEISDAIDAVERMDVRALIITGAGEKAFCAGADVKEMVGIDLISKKRKAERGQSTFAKLDQLRVPSVALINGYAFGGGLELALASTFRLATPRAAVALPEIKLGLMPGYGGTQRLPRIVGEARALEMIMTGRTVRAEEAQAIGLIHRLVSEDNRLAEAFAFAREFSKFSLVALGYAREAVQRALSTTLQDGLKIEAEISTLAFQSKDAQEGITAFIEKRTPNFGGS from the coding sequence ATGGCCGTCGAATTGACACAACAGGAAGAGTTTGCGGTTCTCACACTCAACCGCCCGGACGCGCTGAACGCGCTGAACGCCCAGACGATCGGCGAGATATCGGATGCTATCGACGCGGTCGAGCGGATGGATGTGCGTGCGCTCATCATTACGGGAGCGGGTGAAAAGGCCTTCTGCGCGGGCGCTGACGTCAAGGAGATGGTCGGTATCGATCTCATCTCGAAGAAGCGCAAGGCCGAGCGCGGCCAGTCGACTTTTGCCAAGCTTGACCAACTGCGTGTTCCCTCGGTTGCGCTGATCAACGGTTATGCCTTCGGCGGTGGCCTCGAACTCGCGCTCGCCTCCACCTTCCGGCTGGCGACGCCGCGCGCAGCCGTTGCACTTCCGGAAATCAAGCTCGGCCTGATGCCCGGCTACGGCGGCACGCAGCGTCTACCGCGCATCGTCGGCGAGGCGAGAGCGTTGGAGATGATCATGACCGGGCGAACCGTTCGCGCGGAAGAGGCGCAGGCCATCGGTCTCATCCATCGTCTCGTCAGCGAGGACAACCGCCTGGCGGAAGCCTTTGCCTTCGCCCGTGAGTTTTCCAAATTCAGCCTGGTTGCCCTCGGTTATGCGCGGGAGGCCGTCCAGCGTGCTCTGTCGACCACATTGCAAGACGGGTTGAAGATCGAAGCCGAGATCTCAACCCTCGCCTTCCAGTCAAAGGACGCGCAGGAAGGCATCACCGCCTTCATCGAAAAACGGACGCCAAACTTCGGCGGTTCGTGA
- a CDS encoding CoA transferase, giving the protein MNEGYRMPPLTDFLVIDFSTLLPGPLASPRRAEVGAQVIKIERPDDGDAMRTYKPIVDGESLLFAMLNRGKQSMAVDLKSPADMGVLWPLIEKADALIEEFRPGGMDRLGLGYDVLAKRNPRLIYCSITGWDQTGPKAGKGNRDLNFVAEAGLLGLFAGNYGVPALPVFLAGDIAGGAPPVVINILLALRQRDGTGHGMYIDGAMTEQGIATIIERV; this is encoded by the coding sequence GTGAATGAGGGTTACCGCATGCCTCCTTTAACAGATTTTCTCGTTATTGATTTCTCGACGCTCCTTCCCGGGCCGCTCGCGAGCCCGAGGCGGGCTGAGGTGGGCGCGCAGGTGATCAAGATCGAACGTCCGGACGACGGCGACGCGATGCGCACTTACAAGCCCATTGTCGACGGCGAAAGCCTGCTGTTCGCCATGCTCAACCGCGGCAAGCAGTCAATGGCGGTCGATTTGAAATCGCCTGCCGACATGGGGGTACTCTGGCCGCTGATTGAAAAGGCGGACGCACTGATTGAGGAGTTCCGGCCGGGGGGCATGGACCGCCTTGGCCTCGGATACGATGTGTTGGCAAAGCGCAACCCGCGGCTGATCTATTGCTCGATCACCGGCTGGGACCAGACTGGTCCAAAGGCAGGTAAGGGCAACCGTGATCTGAACTTCGTCGCCGAGGCGGGACTGTTGGGTCTTTTCGCCGGTAATTATGGCGTGCCGGCTCTACCGGTGTTCCTCGCGGGAGACATTGCAGGTGGCGCGCCGCCGGTGGTGATCAACATCTTGCTCGCGCTTCGTCAGCGCGACGGCACAGGCCATGGCATGTATATCGATGGCGCGATGACGGAACAGGGGATCGCGACGATCATCGAGCGGGTCTAA
- a CDS encoding ABC transporter ATP-binding protein produces MERNEAGVKPGGVDDHILQTRGLTMEFHGFVAVRNVDLNVRRHTIHALIGPNGAGKTTCFNLLTKFLTPTGGSIVFNGRDVTRTGPAAMARLGMVRSFQISSIFPHLTVIENVRMALQRKLGTSFHFWKPKRSLYPLHARADELIEWVGLETYRDTLAGDLSYGRKRVLELATTLALDPELLLLDEPMAGLGHEDIGRVAELVRRVSEGRTVLMVEHNLDVVSDLSDTITVLTRGSILAEGDYASVSQNPAVREAYIGGVHA; encoded by the coding sequence ATGGAGAGAAACGAAGCCGGCGTAAAGCCGGGAGGAGTAGACGATCATATTCTGCAAACACGCGGACTGACGATGGAGTTTCACGGCTTCGTCGCCGTGCGCAACGTCGATCTGAACGTGAGGCGCCACACTATACATGCGCTTATAGGGCCGAACGGGGCGGGCAAGACAACCTGTTTCAATCTCTTGACGAAGTTCCTCACCCCGACGGGTGGTTCGATCGTTTTCAATGGTCGGGACGTCACGAGAACCGGACCCGCGGCGATGGCCCGGCTCGGAATGGTCAGGTCCTTCCAAATCTCCTCGATCTTCCCCCATCTGACGGTGATTGAGAACGTTCGCATGGCGCTTCAACGCAAGCTCGGCACCTCGTTCCACTTCTGGAAGCCGAAGCGTTCGCTTTACCCGCTTCACGCTAGGGCGGACGAGCTCATCGAATGGGTCGGCCTCGAGACCTATCGAGATACGCTTGCCGGCGACCTCTCCTATGGGCGCAAACGTGTTCTCGAACTCGCGACCACGCTCGCACTCGATCCGGAGTTGCTGCTTCTCGACGAACCGATGGCGGGGCTCGGCCACGAGGACATCGGTCGTGTCGCCGAATTGGTGCGGCGTGTATCCGAAGGCCGCACCGTGCTGATGGTCGAGCACAATCTGGATGTGGTTTCCGACCTTTCCGACACCATCACCGTGCTGACGCGAGGCAGCATTCTCGCAGAGGGCGACTACGCCTCTGTTTCCCAAAACCCGGCGGTCCGGGAAGCTTATATCGGAGGCGTCCATGCTTGA
- a CDS encoding ABC transporter ATP-binding protein: MLDTHREKRLRIEGLNAFYGDSHVLHGIDLHVERGELVTLLGRNGAGKTTTLRAIMGLVERRGDIRFDGADLSRLPPHKIARFGIGYVPEERGIFSSLDVTENLLLPPTIKPGGMTIEEIYTLFPNLKERAGSQGTKLSGGEQQMLAMARILRTGADFLLLDEVTEGLAPVIIEQIGIAIGLLKERGFTILLVEQNFPFASRIADRHYVVENGRVVDMVAKDDLNDPGVAERLHSFLGV; the protein is encoded by the coding sequence ATGCTTGACACCCATCGCGAAAAACGCCTGCGCATCGAGGGACTGAACGCTTTCTACGGAGACAGCCATGTACTGCATGGCATCGATCTGCATGTCGAGCGCGGTGAACTCGTTACGCTTCTCGGACGCAACGGCGCCGGAAAGACCACCACATTGCGCGCCATCATGGGCCTCGTCGAGCGGCGCGGTGACATCCGCTTCGACGGCGCTGATCTGTCCCGGCTTCCTCCGCATAAGATTGCCCGCTTCGGTATCGGCTACGTGCCGGAAGAACGCGGCATCTTTTCAAGCCTCGACGTCACGGAAAACCTTCTGCTTCCGCCCACGATCAAGCCGGGCGGCATGACCATCGAAGAGATCTACACGCTGTTTCCCAATCTTAAGGAGCGGGCGGGAAGCCAGGGCACGAAACTCTCTGGGGGCGAACAGCAGATGCTTGCGATGGCGCGTATCCTGCGTACTGGCGCCGATTTCCTGTTGTTGGACGAGGTTACGGAGGGTTTGGCGCCGGTCATCATCGAGCAGATCGGCATCGCGATCGGGCTTCTCAAGGAGCGGGGCTTCACGATCCTGCTGGTGGAGCAGAACTTCCCCTTTGCCAGTCGCATCGCCGACCGCCATTACGTAGTCGAGAACGGACGCGTGGTCGACATGGTGGCGAAGGACGACCTCAATGATCCGGGTGTGGCAGAACGCCTGCACTCGTTTCTCGGCGTTTAG
- a CDS encoding branched-chain amino acid ABC transporter permease, which translates to MTTILGIPMQALLGQILIGLINGAFYALLSLGLAIIFGLLNIINFAHGALYMLGAFAAWLLLNYLGVNYWGALILSPFIVGVLAVAMERYMLRRIYKLDHIYGLLLTFGTALLIEGVFRNQFGVSGLAYPIPAQLQGVQNLGFIFLPNYRAWVLVASLFICFATWFLIEKTRLGSYLRAATENPKLVQAFGINVPLMITLTYAFGVALAALAGVMAAPIYQVSPVMGSNIIIVVFAVVVIGGMGSILGAIVSGFGLGLIEGLTKVFYPEASSTVIFVVMAIVLLVKPTGLFGRAV; encoded by the coding sequence ATGACGACTATCCTTGGCATTCCCATGCAGGCGCTGCTCGGCCAGATCCTGATCGGGCTCATCAACGGCGCCTTCTATGCACTCCTAAGTCTCGGTCTTGCGATCATCTTCGGCCTGCTCAATATCATCAACTTCGCGCATGGCGCGCTCTACATGCTCGGCGCCTTCGCCGCGTGGCTCCTGCTCAACTATCTCGGCGTCAACTATTGGGGTGCGCTAATCCTTTCTCCGTTTATCGTGGGCGTGCTCGCGGTCGCCATGGAGCGCTATATGCTCCGCCGCATTTACAAGCTGGACCATATCTATGGCCTTCTTCTTACCTTCGGCACCGCTCTTCTGATCGAAGGCGTTTTCCGGAACCAGTTTGGCGTGTCGGGGCTTGCCTACCCGATCCCCGCGCAGCTTCAGGGCGTTCAGAACCTTGGCTTCATCTTTCTCCCGAACTATCGGGCCTGGGTGCTGGTCGCCTCTCTCTTCATATGTTTCGCGACCTGGTTCCTGATCGAAAAAACGCGATTAGGCTCCTATCTGCGCGCCGCGACAGAGAACCCGAAGCTCGTGCAAGCTTTCGGCATCAACGTGCCGTTGATGATCACACTCACCTATGCGTTTGGGGTTGCACTGGCGGCGCTTGCCGGCGTAATGGCTGCCCCCATCTATCAGGTAAGCCCTGTCATGGGCTCCAACATCATTATTGTTGTGTTCGCCGTCGTCGTCATTGGCGGCATGGGCTCGATTCTCGGTGCCATCGTCTCAGGCTTTGGTCTCGGACTCATCGAGGGATTAACGAAGGTCTTTTACCCTGAAGCGTCCAGCACCGTCATCTTTGTCGTCATGGCCATCGTGCTGCTCGTGAAACCCACTGGTCTGTTCGGGAGGGCCGTATGA
- a CDS encoding branched-chain amino acid ABC transporter permease, with amino-acid sequence MNTTKTRPLSRHSGRLSRRIAIFILAAAVLAIAPYVVYPVFLMKALCFALFACAFNLLIGYGGLLSFGHAAFFGSAAYLCGYAARDLGLTPELSVLVGTVGAGLLGYVIGAIAIRRHGIYFAMVTLALAQMVYFFAVQAPLTGGENGMQGIPRGFLFGIIDLNNTMAMYAFVVAVFLVGLAVLHRAVESPFGQTLKAIRDNENRAISLGYDSNRYKHLAFVLSAAIAGLAGATKALVFQLASLTDVHWTMSGEVVLMTLIGGLGTTLGPVVGAIIIVAMQTYLAESGSWVTAIQGATFIVCVLMFREGIVGAVWKLRANERLPEPRE; translated from the coding sequence ATGAACACCACCAAGACGCGTCCCTTGTCACGGCACAGTGGCCGCCTTTCTCGCCGGATCGCGATTTTCATCCTCGCGGCGGCCGTGCTTGCCATTGCGCCGTACGTCGTCTATCCGGTCTTCTTGATGAAAGCCTTGTGCTTTGCACTCTTCGCCTGTGCGTTCAATCTTCTGATCGGCTATGGCGGGCTCTTGTCCTTCGGACATGCTGCCTTCTTCGGCTCCGCAGCCTATCTCTGTGGTTACGCGGCGCGGGACCTGGGTCTTACCCCGGAACTCAGTGTCCTCGTCGGGACTGTGGGTGCCGGACTGCTGGGCTACGTGATCGGTGCGATCGCTATCCGTCGCCATGGCATCTACTTCGCCATGGTCACGCTGGCGCTGGCGCAGATGGTCTACTTCTTCGCGGTACAGGCCCCGCTCACCGGTGGGGAGAATGGCATGCAGGGAATTCCCCGCGGGTTTCTGTTTGGCATCATCGATCTCAACAACACGATGGCGATGTATGCCTTCGTTGTTGCGGTTTTCCTGGTCGGCCTTGCTGTTCTGCACCGTGCGGTCGAATCACCGTTCGGCCAGACCCTGAAGGCCATTCGCGACAACGAGAACCGTGCGATCTCCCTGGGCTACGATTCTAATCGCTACAAGCATCTTGCCTTCGTGTTGTCAGCTGCGATCGCTGGCCTCGCAGGCGCGACCAAGGCACTGGTGTTCCAGCTCGCATCGCTGACGGACGTCCACTGGACGATGTCCGGTGAGGTGGTGCTGATGACGCTGATCGGCGGTCTCGGCACGACGCTGGGTCCCGTAGTCGGGGCCATCATCATCGTCGCGATGCAGACCTATCTCGCCGAGAGCGGCTCGTGGGTCACGGCCATTCAGGGTGCGACGTTCATCGTCTGTGTCCTGATGTTCAGGGAGGGAATTGTCGGCGCCGTCTGGAAGCTGCGAGCGAACGAGCGTTTGCCGGAGCCTCGAGAATAA
- a CDS encoding adenylate kinase — MHIVMLGPPGAGKGTQSSRLALAFRIPHLSTGDILRAAIRDATPLGLQAKAAVDSGALVDDATITGCVKERLAKPDVQGGFILDGFPRTIEQALTLDVILKEAGVKVDIAFELVVDIEHLRQRIAKRATDAAAAKQEIRSDDNENALRKRVEAYLAHGAPLSEFYRSQAKLVEIDGLTDVETVTSKLTLAIESVFSGRLPSA, encoded by the coding sequence ATGCATATCGTAATGCTCGGACCACCCGGCGCTGGCAAGGGAACACAGTCGTCCCGGCTGGCACTCGCCTTCAGAATTCCCCATCTCTCGACCGGCGATATCCTGCGCGCTGCCATACGCGATGCGACGCCTCTGGGTCTTCAGGCAAAGGCTGCCGTCGATAGCGGCGCTTTGGTCGACGATGCCACCATCACTGGCTGCGTCAAGGAGAGGCTCGCAAAGCCCGATGTGCAAGGTGGCTTTATCCTCGACGGTTTTCCCCGGACGATCGAGCAGGCTCTCACACTCGATGTCATCCTCAAGGAAGCCGGTGTGAAAGTGGATATCGCCTTCGAGCTCGTCGTCGACATCGAGCACCTTCGGCAGCGTATTGCAAAGAGGGCCACCGATGCCGCAGCCGCCAAACAAGAAATCCGTTCCGATGACAACGAAAATGCGCTGCGAAAGCGGGTCGAAGCCTATCTCGCGCACGGCGCGCCCTTGTCGGAGTTTTATCGCAGCCAAGCCAAATTGGTTGAGATCGATGGACTGACGGATGTGGAGACTGTGACGTCGAAGCTCACACTTGCGATTGAGTCCGTCTTTTCCGGGAGACTCCCGTCAGCATAG
- the paaG gene encoding 2-(1,2-epoxy-1,2-dihydrophenyl)acetyl-CoA isomerase PaaG has product MTELVLLTKHGGWSRVTLNRPDRLNALNEPMLQQLTTVIEALSADVSCRAVLITGAGRGFCAGQDLADCMPGSGAPTLDLADIMERLYNPLVLLLRSMPKPVICAVNGVAAGGGANLALACDIVLAGHSAKFIQAFAKIALIPDCGGTWLLPRLIGDARARALALLAKPVEAQQAENWGMIWRAVPDADLMSEAVALAEYLAEQPTETFGLLKKALAASATNDLTAQLNLERDLQGKAAKTPDFAEGLNAFFEKRTPSFSGGTD; this is encoded by the coding sequence ATGACAGAGCTGGTTTTGCTGACAAAGCACGGGGGTTGGAGCCGGGTCACACTCAATAGGCCCGACCGTCTGAACGCCCTTAACGAGCCAATGCTGCAGCAACTGACCACCGTTATTGAGGCTCTGTCGGCAGACGTCTCGTGTCGTGCCGTGTTGATCACCGGCGCGGGCCGTGGGTTTTGTGCTGGGCAGGATCTCGCCGACTGTATGCCTGGTTCGGGTGCACCAACCCTCGACCTCGCGGACATCATGGAGCGGCTTTATAATCCACTGGTGTTGCTGCTCCGTTCGATGCCGAAACCGGTCATTTGCGCGGTCAACGGCGTTGCCGCCGGCGGGGGCGCCAATCTCGCACTCGCCTGCGACATCGTCCTTGCCGGGCACTCCGCGAAGTTCATCCAGGCTTTCGCCAAGATCGCGCTCATCCCTGATTGCGGTGGCACCTGGCTTCTTCCGCGGCTGATCGGCGATGCCCGCGCCCGCGCGCTCGCGCTCCTCGCGAAGCCGGTTGAGGCGCAGCAAGCTGAAAACTGGGGGATGATCTGGCGTGCTGTTCCGGATGCGGATCTCATGTCGGAAGCAGTCGCACTTGCCGAATATCTTGCCGAGCAACCAACCGAAACGTTCGGCCTGCTCAAGAAGGCCCTCGCCGCATCGGCGACGAACGACCTGACTGCTCAGCTTAACCTTGAGAGAGATCTCCAGGGCAAGGCTGCGAAGACGCCGGATTTTGCCGAGGGACTGAATGCCTTCTTCGAGAAGCGCACCCCTAGCTTTTCAGGGGGCACGGATTGA
- a CDS encoding ISNCY family transposase — MGLITMSERDLQRIEVLSKVVDGRMTIVAAAHVLAISDRHVQRLIGRIEATGAASIRHKAIGRPSNNKIATGVRDYVLILVRERYLDFGPTLAAEKLQEEHGVTVSRETLRKWMQDAGIWLSRKQRRAFHQPRLRREAYGELVQIDGSEHRWFENRGPACSLLVFVDDATGKLMQLRFVRSESAFTYFEALSLYLEEHGAPIAFYSDKHSVFRVARKDAKGGQGMTQFGRALSELHIEILCANSSQAKGRVERMNRTLQDRLVKELRLANISDMETGNAFLPAFIERYNDRFAVTPTRPDNLHRPVNLAPSRLNDVLCKREQRHVGAQLSFSYERKRIMLEENDVTRGLVGKYVETFAYVDGRLDIRWKGHSLPYKIFDKDQRVTHAAVVENKRLGEVLAYIKEKQDQDHAPAPKTNSEKIGYKPRGRKPGPRTDFMNDPDVIARRQKALAQMDAAE, encoded by the coding sequence ATGGGATTGATCACGATGAGCGAGCGCGATTTGCAGCGGATCGAGGTTTTGTCGAAAGTCGTTGATGGCCGCATGACTATCGTCGCAGCGGCGCATGTGCTGGCAATCAGCGACCGGCATGTTCAGAGACTGATTGGTCGTATTGAGGCTACCGGCGCTGCCTCGATCAGACACAAGGCAATTGGTCGCCCGTCGAACAATAAAATCGCCACCGGCGTCCGCGATTACGTTTTGATTCTGGTGCGCGAACGCTACCTTGATTTCGGGCCAACGCTGGCGGCCGAGAAGCTTCAGGAAGAGCATGGCGTCACAGTCTCGCGTGAGACGCTGCGTAAGTGGATGCAGGATGCTGGCATCTGGCTTTCGAGAAAACAGCGGCGGGCGTTTCATCAGCCGCGGTTGCGGCGCGAGGCTTATGGTGAACTGGTGCAGATCGACGGCTCCGAGCACCGCTGGTTTGAGAACCGTGGCCCTGCGTGCTCTCTGCTGGTCTTCGTCGACGATGCGACCGGAAAGCTGATGCAGCTGCGGTTTGTTCGATCGGAGAGCGCTTTTACCTATTTCGAGGCGCTTTCGCTTTACCTTGAAGAGCATGGCGCACCTATCGCCTTTTACTCCGACAAACATTCCGTTTTTCGTGTCGCCCGGAAAGACGCCAAGGGCGGGCAAGGCATGACGCAGTTTGGTCGCGCGCTATCGGAGCTGCACATCGAGATTCTTTGCGCCAATTCCAGCCAGGCCAAGGGACGCGTCGAGCGTATGAACAGGACATTGCAGGATCGGCTGGTCAAGGAATTGAGGCTTGCCAATATCAGTGACATGGAGACCGGCAATGCGTTTCTGCCAGCCTTCATCGAGCGATACAATGACCGCTTTGCGGTGACCCCTACCCGCCCCGACAACCTCCATCGGCCTGTCAATCTGGCGCCAAGCAGGCTGAATGACGTGCTTTGCAAACGCGAGCAAAGACACGTCGGCGCACAGCTTTCATTCTCCTATGAGCGCAAACGCATCATGCTTGAGGAGAACGACGTCACGCGCGGCCTGGTTGGAAAGTATGTCGAGACATTCGCTTACGTTGATGGTCGACTGGATATTCGATGGAAAGGTCACTCGTTGCCTTACAAGATCTTCGACAAGGACCAGCGCGTGACCCATGCGGCTGTGGTCGAGAACAAGCGTCTCGGCGAAGTACTCGCCTACATCAAAGAGAAGCAAGATCAAGACCACGCACCTGCGCCAAAGACCAACAGTGAGAAAATCGGCTACAAGCCGAGAGGCCGCAAACCCGGTCCGCGCACGGATTTCATGAATGATCCGGACGTCATTGCGAGACGGCAAAAGGCTCTTGCTCAAATGGATGCGGCTGAGTGA
- a CDS encoding IS30 family transposase has protein sequence MERSYSHIDLDERRKIARWRTAGLSVGAIAEQLGRHRSTIFREIKRNTFVDKVVPDLTGYYCVTAHDMSCERRAKLRKLVRFSHVRQSVIDRIIHGWSPQQIAGRMRLERHPISVSHETIYKFAYSSDGQAIKLWRHLPEHRARRRPRHARRKHGQRFSPELNILRRPDAVAGRKQFGHWECDLIQFRKKFGKANVTSLVERVSRFAIFLRNNDRQSRPVMNGLVQALQALPHLARRSITFDRGTEFTDWPYLQASIGTQTWFCDPQSPWQKGTVENTNKRVRRYLPAETIVLEVTNQEIRSLCDRLNNTPRKCLGFQTPKEMFSRHILALERNGV, from the coding sequence ATGGAACGCTCCTACTCCCACATCGATCTCGATGAACGTCGGAAAATCGCCCGCTGGCGAACGGCCGGGCTGAGTGTTGGTGCGATCGCAGAGCAGCTCGGCCGGCATCGCTCGACGATCTTTCGTGAGATCAAACGCAACACTTTTGTCGACAAGGTGGTGCCGGATCTAACCGGCTATTACTGCGTGACTGCGCACGACATGTCGTGTGAACGACGTGCGAAACTCCGCAAGCTAGTGCGCTTCTCACATGTGCGGCAATCGGTCATCGACCGGATCATTCATGGCTGGTCGCCACAGCAGATCGCTGGTCGGATGCGTCTGGAACGGCATCCAATCTCGGTCAGTCACGAAACGATCTACAAGTTCGCATATTCGTCCGACGGCCAAGCGATCAAGCTTTGGCGACACCTGCCTGAGCATCGAGCTCGACGACGTCCGCGACATGCACGACGCAAGCATGGCCAAAGGTTTAGCCCGGAGCTCAACATTCTACGCCGCCCCGATGCTGTTGCTGGTCGAAAGCAGTTCGGGCATTGGGAATGCGATCTCATTCAGTTCCGCAAGAAGTTCGGAAAAGCCAATGTGACATCGCTTGTCGAGCGCGTGAGCCGTTTCGCCATCTTCCTGCGCAACAACGATCGGCAGTCCCGGCCAGTTATGAATGGCCTTGTCCAAGCACTCCAGGCCCTGCCCCATCTCGCCCGCCGTTCGATCACCTTCGATCGGGGCACGGAGTTCACAGACTGGCCTTATCTGCAGGCGAGTATCGGCACCCAGACCTGGTTCTGCGACCCGCAATCGCCGTGGCAAAAAGGAACCGTTGAAAACACCAACAAGCGTGTTCGCCGATATTTGCCCGCAGAGACGATCGTGCTTGAGGTTACCAACCAAGAAATTCGCTCCCTGTGTGATCGACTAAATAACACGCCACGCAAATGCCTGGGGTTTCAGACGCCAAAAGAGATGTTCAGCCGACATATATTGGCACTTGAACGGAACGGGGTGTAG
- a CDS encoding outer membrane protein assembly factor BamB family protein has protein sequence MPSLADDAPGKKRLYVTTGDMRLIALDAASGKPVETFGEKGTVFLAAGMGAVIPGFYNPTSGPLLAGENLIIGGWVMDNQSADEPSGVVRAFNAITGRFVWAWDVGRPGQPNPPAEGKSYTRSTPNMWATPSYDPNLNMVYLPTGNGTPDLFGGQRSAQTDRVGSSVVAVDATTGEERWTFQLVHHDVWDLDLPSKPVLYEMPDGKGGRTPALIQAGKNGEIYVLDRRTGKPITAVEERPVPTNGVPGERLSPTQPYSVGMPSFRDDVLTERTMWGITPINQLNCRIQFKDLYYVGDYTPPQMQWYLQNPSWYGTTNWGGQAIDKSRDIMIVNDMRVAMKGRLLSREDEIARTKASGKASHSTGGVVPMKETPYGAERGIVQSFLGVPCTTPPFGTMAAADMNTQKVLWHRSMGTPEQFGPLGIKTHLPIELGMPTLGGATPTASGLVFFSATSDYYLRAVDVATGEVIWKSPLPVGAGSTPLVFMSPEDGRQYVVVTANGARSAPDFGDYIIAFALPKEFAASGSKAP, from the coding sequence ATTCCAAGTCTTGCCGACGATGCGCCAGGCAAGAAGCGTCTCTATGTAACGACAGGTGACATGCGTTTGATCGCCCTTGACGCTGCGAGCGGCAAGCCGGTCGAAACTTTCGGCGAAAAAGGCACCGTATTTCTCGCAGCCGGCATGGGGGCAGTCATTCCCGGCTTCTATAATCCAACGTCTGGCCCGCTTTTGGCTGGCGAAAACCTCATCATCGGCGGTTGGGTGATGGACAACCAGTCAGCTGACGAGCCCTCGGGCGTCGTGCGCGCGTTCAACGCAATCACCGGTCGGTTTGTTTGGGCATGGGACGTCGGCCGACCAGGTCAGCCCAACCCGCCAGCTGAGGGTAAGAGTTATACGCGTAGCACGCCGAACATGTGGGCGACACCAAGCTATGACCCAAATCTCAACATGGTCTATCTGCCGACCGGGAACGGTACGCCAGATCTTTTCGGCGGTCAGCGCTCGGCGCAAACCGATCGTGTCGGATCGTCTGTCGTCGCTGTCGATGCGACGACAGGCGAAGAACGCTGGACCTTCCAGCTTGTCCACCACGATGTCTGGGACCTCGACCTACCGTCCAAGCCGGTTCTCTATGAAATGCCGGACGGTAAAGGTGGAAGGACCCCGGCTCTCATTCAGGCAGGCAAGAATGGGGAGATCTACGTCCTTGATCGCCGCACTGGAAAACCGATCACTGCGGTGGAGGAACGTCCGGTACCAACAAACGGCGTGCCCGGTGAAAGGCTTTCGCCGACTCAGCCTTACTCGGTCGGGATGCCATCCTTCCGCGACGACGTGCTAACAGAACGGACCATGTGGGGTATCACACCCATCAACCAGCTGAATTGCCGCATTCAGTTTAAGGATCTGTACTACGTCGGCGACTACACGCCCCCGCAGATGCAGTGGTATCTTCAGAACCCGTCCTGGTACGGTACGACCAACTGGGGCGGACAGGCGATCGACAAAAGCCGTGACATCATGATCGTAAACGACATGCGTGTCGCGATGAAAGGTCGCCTGCTGAGCCGTGAGGACGAAATCGCTCGCACCAAGGCATCGGGCAAGGCATCGCACAGCACAGGAGGCGTCGTCCCTATGAAGGAAACACCGTATGGTGCTGAACGTGGAATCGTTCAGTCCTTCCTCGGAGTACCCTGCACCACGCCGCCGTTCGGCACGATGGCTGCCGCCGACATGAATACTCAGAAGGTCCTGTGGCATCGTTCGATGGGTACGCCGGAACAGTTTGGTCCGCTCGGAATCAAGACGCATCTTCCCATCGAGCTCGGCATGCCGACACTTGGCGGTGCTACTCCGACGGCGTCAGGCTTGGTGTTCTTCTCTGCAACTTCGGATTACTATCTGCGAGCCGTCGATGTCGCGACCGGCGAAGTCATTTGGAAAAGCCCGCTGCCTGTCGGTGCAGGATCGACGCCCCTCGTATTCATGTCGCCGGAAGATGGACGGCAATACGTGGTCGTGACCGCCAACGGTGCACGTTCGGCTCCGGATTTCGGGGATTATATTATTGCTTTTGCATTGCCCAAGGAGTTCGCTGCAAGCGGCAGCAAGGCTCCCTGA